A section of the Macadamia integrifolia cultivar HAES 741 chromosome 9, SCU_Mint_v3, whole genome shotgun sequence genome encodes:
- the LOC122088618 gene encoding late embryogenesis abundant protein D-34-like yields the protein MSQQQPQRPQQSGGQEQQQQQPIKYSDVFPVSGDLATKPIAPEDAAMMQSAENLVLGKTKTGGPASVMQSASKFNEEAGLVGHTDVNDVTAEEGVNVTEVQLPVGRIISESVAGQVVGQYAQPEPLQQRSTASVLEQNGITIGEALEASALTAGDKPMDRSDAAAIQAAEVRATRRNDIVPGGVAAAAQSAANLNERTMRDENKIKLADVLTGATAKLPADKAPTSQDAEGVVAAEIRNDPNLATHPGGVAASVAAAASLNQKNP from the exons ATGAGTCAGCAACAGCCACAGAGGCCTCAACAATCTGGCGGGCaggagcagcagcagcagcaacccATCAAATATTCCGACGTGTTTCCAGTCTCCGGCGACCTCGCCACCAAACCCATCGCTCCAGAAGACGCTGCCATGATGCAGAGTGCCGAGAACCTGGTCTTAGGCAAGACCAAGACGGGTGGCCCAGCCTCTGTGATGCAATCAGCTTCCAAGTTTAACGAAGAGGCAGGTCTCGTTGGTCACACTGACGTTAACGATGTCACGGCTGAGGAAGGCGTCAACGTTACTGAGGTTCAGCTCCCCGTCGGCCGCATCATCTCCGAATCAGTTGCCGGAcag GTGGTTGGACAATACGCGCAGCCAGAGCCGTTGCAGCAGAGATCAACGGCATCTGTTCTTGAACAGAACGGAATAACCATAGGAGAGGCATTAGAAGCGTCTGCACTGACGGCAGGTGATAAGCCAATGGATCGAAGTGATGCGGCGGCGATACAGGCGGCGGAGGTGAGAGCGACGAGGAGGAATGATATTGTGCCAGGAGGGGTCGCAGCTGCGGCTCAATCGGCAGCAAATCTGAATGAGCGAACCATGCGAGATGAAAATAAGATTAAGTTGGCAGATGTTTTAACAGGTGCAACGGCGAAGTTGCCAGCCGATAAGGCGCCCACTAGTCAGGATGCTGAAGGAGTGGTGGCTGCCGAGATTAGGAACGATCCCAATTTGGCCACTCATCCTGGTGGTGTGGCTGCTTCTGTTGCCGCCGCTGCAAGTCTTAACCAGAAGAATCCTTAG